The sequence TGCCATTGCGGGTGGTTGCCATGTTGTCGATTTCCTTTGATTGCGGGTCCGTGGGTATGACGGTTCGCCCGCCACGATTGTTCCAAAGTTCCCGAACTTGCGCGCAGGAGCCAATCCGGCAATACCGTGCTTGAACGGTAAGGGGTTGGAAACGCGTGATAACGATTAAACGAGTATTGGCTTCGATTGTAGCGGCGGGAATGGTGGCAAGCTTCAGCGCTCCGGCACAGGCTGGAGCCAGCCAGGATTTCTCAGGCTGCGACGGATTGAAGAAGCCGAAACGCAAGGATGATGGCATGCGCGGCGCGGCGACTTTCACCAGGTTCGCCGGCCGCGATATTTCAGGCGGGGATATCGCTTCATGCAACCGCGCTCTGGCAAGCGACAAGTTGCGCCCCGAGCAAACCCTGCGCCGTGCCCATCTGCTTCGCGCCCGCGCAGCCGCCTATCTCGAAATCGGCAGGATGGATGCCGCGCTTGCCGATATCGAAGCGGCTGAGGCGGCAGCAGCGGAATATGAAGGCAATTTCTTTTTCGAGCGAAGCATGGGTGTCTCGCTCGACCTAATGCGCGCCATCGTGCTCAGCGATGCAGGAGAGCGAGAACAGGCCATCGCACTGGCGCGGCAAGCGGCCGAGGCGCGGCCATACTCGGTGCAGGTCCAGCAGGCGGCTACGGTCATCCAAGATGTGAACATCGCACCGGGCGAGCCCAAGCAGGATATCTGGAAACAGTTTTCGCAAATTAGTCCGGATGCCCGGCTGGTCGCATCGATGCGCGGGAAAAATGAACCCGATTTCGCAGCGATGGTGGCAAAGTCAGGAGATGCGCCTTTAACGTTTCCCAAGGCAGCTGCTCGATTCGAAATGACCGGCAATAATCTGTCGGAAATAATCGGACCGATGCTAGAGCCATACGTACGGGCGGGGCATCTGGCCTATGCCCATGCGGCGCTAGGCCAAAATGACAAGGCACTTGCGCGGCTGGCTGAAATGCGCGGCGGTCTTGATCAGCTGACCCAAGGCTCATCCGATCAGCCGAGCATGTCCCGTATCGTAGAGCTTCTGGCTCCTGCAGTGATCGATCCGGTCGCGAACCTCGTGAAGGCGCGAATTGCAGTATCGCAGGGGGATCTCACGCGCGCGGTCGCTCTGGTAGAGGGAGACGAATTACGCTCTTCACCATTTACCAAAGACCTGTACGCCGCGTTCGAGGAACAGCGTGCTTTGCAAGCGGCTCCTTCCGAAGCCACCGGGTCTTCGGCTGAATCTGCCGAGACCGGCCTGGACGTAGCGGGGCCCAAGCCGGATGGCGACGCGCCCCAGCTTCCCGAACTTGCGATATCAGCCCAGCGCAGCGCGGAAAATTTGGGGCGGATGGCCGGCGATCTGCTGGTGCAACCGGAATCCGAACGGGGGCAGATCGATTACAAGCAATCACGCACAAATATCTTGGCAACTCTGCTCGGCGGCGCGGTCTCTATGGGGACAAGCCTGCTTGGCGGGGTCCAGCGCACCGATGGTTTCCGTTCGACCGAAAATGACGACGGCAGTATGAAGGTAGAATATACCGGCGGCACAACTTCGGGGCCGGTCGTCCAAGAGATGACTCTGCTGCGTGCGGCGGAACTGGCGCAGGAATCCGGCAAAAGCCATTTCGTGATCGAGGACCGGAACGACTATCGGCGCTTCACCGTATCGAGCCAATACAACATCGAGATGTCGCGCGTCTTGTCCGGCTACAAGTCCGAATTGAAGGTGCGCCTACTCGATTCGGCAGAAGACAACGCTCACGCGCTGAATGCTGTCGAAGTGATCGATGCGCTGGGCCCGATCTATTATGGCGACGGCTAACGCTGGTCAGATAATCCCGACCGCCTTGCCCGCGCGCTCGAACATTTCGAGGATCGTGCCGACCTCTTCCTCGCTATGTTCGGCGCAAAGCGAACAGCGCAGCAGGGTCATGTTCGCAGGCGTCGCCGGCGGGCGGGCAAGGTTCACATAAAGCCCTTCGCGCAGCAGCGCCTCCCACATCGTCGCGCCCTGCTCCAGATCGGGCATGATCACCGCGATGATGGCGCTTTCAGGCTCCTGTGTACCCAGCTGGAAGCCCATCTCCTTCAGCCCGCCATGCAGGCGGCGCGAATTTTCCCACAGATGGGCGCGCTTGTTCGATCCGTGCATCAGCTTGCGAATGGAAGTTGCGGCGGTGGCAACCACGCTTGGCGGCAGGCTGGCGGTGAACACATAGGGCCGGCAGACCAGCCGCATGATTTCGAACTTGGGATGGTTGGACACGCAAAAACCGCCGACCGTCCCCACACTCTTCGAGAACGTGCCGATGATGAAATCGACATCGTCCTGCACGCCGGCGGTTTCCACCACGCCGCGGCCGTTTTCGCCGATGAAGCCCATCGAATGTGCCTCGTCCACCAGCACCATCGCGCCGTGTTCTTTGGCGACGCGGACCATTTCCTTCAGCGGCGCGACATCGCCCAGCATGGAATAGACGCCTTCCAGCACCACCAGCTTGCCCGCACCTTCCGGAATGCGCTTCAGGCGCTTTTCCATCGCTTCGATATCGTTGTGCTTGAACGGCACGATTTCGGCATTGCCCATCGCGCAGCCATCCCAGATGCTGGCATGGCTATCGATATCCAGCACGACGTAATCGCCCTTGCCCGCAATGGTGGAAATGATCCCCAGATTTGCCTGGTAGCCGGTGGAAAAGACCATCGCATGGTCCATCGCGTAAAATTCGCGCAGCGCGTCCTCGCACTCCTTATGGCCCTGATAGGTGCCGTTCAGCACGCGGCTGCCGGTGGTGCCGGACCCGAAATCGCGAAGGGCCTGGGTGCCCGCCTCGATCACGTCGGGATCGAAGGTCATGCCCATGTAATTATAGGTGCCCAGCAGGATCGTATCGCGCCCGTTGCAAATCGCCCGCGTAGGCGAGAGTACCTTTTCCATCACCAGATTGAAAGGATCGGTCACCCCGCTATCGAGCAGACCCTGCCGCATCGCGATGAGATCGTCGAACTTGGCGAACAGGTCGCCATGATCTTCCGCTTCCAGGGTTTCGGGCTTGTCCGGCTGGCTGATACCTTCGCTCATTAGGAAGTCGCCGACTTGTGAACCGCGTCCACCAACTGGCCGTAGGTTTCGATCTCGGCCTGCTGGTTCATCGAGATGATGATATCGAACTCGTCTTCGATCGCGGCCACGAAGTCCATTACCGTCAGGCTGTCGAATTCCAGATCGCCCGCGAAAGTGGTGCCTTCTTCGATCTCTACGCCCTTCTTGTTGAACGGTTCGATCTGGGCGCGAATGCGCTTTTCTGTTTCAACGCGGGGGTCGGTTTCGTCACGGGTCATGCGGTAAATCCAATCTGAAATGGGCAGCGCGAAAGGGCTGCCAACGTCTTGCGCAGCGAAAAGCGGGTGGAAGCGGTGCTTGTCAAGCGCGCAAGGCACTG comes from Alteripontixanthobacter sp. and encodes:
- a CDS encoding aminotransferase class I/II-fold pyridoxal phosphate-dependent enzyme → MSEGISQPDKPETLEAEDHGDLFAKFDDLIAMRQGLLDSGVTDPFNLVMEKVLSPTRAICNGRDTILLGTYNYMGMTFDPDVIEAGTQALRDFGSGTTGSRVLNGTYQGHKECEDALREFYAMDHAMVFSTGYQANLGIISTIAGKGDYVVLDIDSHASIWDGCAMGNAEIVPFKHNDIEAMEKRLKRIPEGAGKLVVLEGVYSMLGDVAPLKEMVRVAKEHGAMVLVDEAHSMGFIGENGRGVVETAGVQDDVDFIIGTFSKSVGTVGGFCVSNHPKFEIMRLVCRPYVFTASLPPSVVATAATSIRKLMHGSNKRAHLWENSRRLHGGLKEMGFQLGTQEPESAIIAVIMPDLEQGATMWEALLREGLYVNLARPPATPANMTLLRCSLCAEHSEEEVGTILEMFERAGKAVGII
- a CDS encoding acyl carrier protein, translating into MTRDETDPRVETEKRIRAQIEPFNKKGVEIEEGTTFAGDLEFDSLTVMDFVAAIEDEFDIIISMNQQAEIETYGQLVDAVHKSATS